One Desulfobacterales bacterium genomic window carries:
- a CDS encoding PqiC family protein, translating to MPRVILCLITSACLLIPAGCFNIGSNTRPANTYFMLSPVTAPNPALQSGSAGQAGVIGVGPVELATYLNRPNIMIRINRNELRAADFARWAEPLTDNFSRTLAENISILAPENRIIMFPWNRTQRTDYQISVNVIRFDGTFGDNVTLISRWTLSEKNGENILLSRQSTFSEPLPDRNYAVMVSALSRTLESLSREIAVEIKSQMTDNK from the coding sequence ATGCCCAGAGTCATTTTATGTCTGATTACCAGCGCATGTCTGCTGATTCCTGCAGGATGTTTCAATATCGGAAGCAACACCCGGCCGGCAAACACCTATTTTATGCTGAGCCCGGTTACTGCCCCTAACCCCGCGCTCCAGAGCGGCAGCGCCGGACAGGCAGGTGTTATTGGCGTCGGCCCGGTTGAACTTGCCACATATCTGAACCGGCCGAATATCATGATCCGGATCAACAGAAATGAACTCCGGGCAGCTGACTTTGCCCGATGGGCTGAACCCCTGACAGACAACTTTTCCCGCACACTGGCTGAAAATATTTCCATACTGGCACCAGAAAACCGGATAATTATGTTCCCCTGGAATCGAACCCAACGCACAGATTATCAAATCAGCGTCAACGTGATCCGTTTTGACGGCACCTTCGGCGATAACGTAACCCTTATATCGCGCTGGACGCTTTCAGAAAAAAACGGGGAAAACATCCTGCTCAGCAGGCAATCGACCTTCAGTGAGCCCCTGCCCGATAGAAACTATGCAGTCATGGTCTCTGCCCTGAGCCGTACACTCGAATCCCTCAGCCGCGAAATCGCTGTAGAGATTAAAAGTCAGATGACAGATAACAAATGA